DNA from Gammaproteobacteria bacterium:
TGCTCAATACCACCGCTGCTGCATTATTATTAGTTTTGATCCCGTGTAATATTTTTGAATCGAACATTACGCTGCTTTCTTGGCAACAAGTTATGCCACAACTGGTCGTGATGGGGATTTTTTCTGGCTTGGTCTCGGTAATAACCTATGGTCACGCGATTAAGCAACTAGGCGCGGAGTTATCTGCGTGCTGGGGAGCAACAACGCCGGTATTAGTTGCTATTTTGGCTTATTTGGTTTTAGGGGAGAGCCTTAATATCGCGACTGTTATCGCCATGGTAGTGATTATACTCGGGGTAGTGTGTGCAAATTACAAATCACAGCGCTGAGTATTATTGAAAATATGCTATACCATTGACCTTGAGCACAGTATGCTAGATTTTTTATCCTGTGCTTAAAAGTTTAAGATGATCCTGCCACTAATTACTCACCCGCATTATAGTTATGATTTCCAGAGTAAACATCGATTTCCGATGCAAAAATTTAGACTATTACACCAATATTTAAAAGAGCAGGGCATTGCTCAAGCCACTAATACTTATCGCCCCGGCACTGCAAAATTGAAATTATTAGAGGCCGCCCATTGCCCCGAGTATCTAAATCGTTTTATTAACAATCAAATGGACAGCAAAGAGTTACGCCGGATGGGCTTGCCTTGGAGCGAAGGTTTGCTACGGCGTAGTTTGATTTCACCCGTGGGTACGTTGTTAACTTGTCAGCTGGCGTTAAAACATAAAATTGCTTGCCATCTTGCCGGCGGTACTCATCATGCACATTATGATTTTGCTTCGGGCTTTTGTATTTTTAATGATTTAGCCATTGCGGCGAATAGTTTGATTGCACATGGCAAAGTAAAGAAAGTGCTAATATTCGATGTTGACGTGCATCAGGGTGATGGCAGTGCGCGAATTTTAGCCAATCAACCTCAAGTATTTACTTGCTCGGTTCATTGTGAAAAAAACTTCCCCGTGCGCAAAGCCAACAGTGATTTAGACATTAATGTTCCAGTGGGTGCGACCGATGATCTTTATCTGCAAATGATGATCGATGGTTTTGAGCAGGCTCTCGCGTTGAGCAAGCCCGACTTTATTATTTATGATGCTGGGGTCGATGTGTTTGTTGACGACCCATTAGGGTTAATAAACCTCACATTGCAAGGGATCCGCCAGCGTGATCATTACGTGTTAAAGCGTTGCCTTGAACTAAATATTCCGGTGGCAACAGTGATTGGTGGTGGTTATGATAAAAACGAGCTGGCGTTGGCTAAGCGTCATGCCATTGCGGTTGAAGAAGCTGATAAATTGTTAAGAGCTTTTACTTAGGAGCTTTTACTAAAAATATTTGCCTTAATGAGAGGCCTAAGTGTAAAGGCTATCTCGAAAGCATATCTCAATAGACAATCTCAATTAATTATCCCAATAGAGATAATTACAATTTTGATCTAAATAAGCGTTTAAAAAATAGCTTAAACAAGAGTAAGATAGCTAGTGTTGTTGCTCGGAAGCAATGATTTCGATCATAAATCAGGGAGTGTTATATGAGGTCATTGACGGTCGCAGCAGCTTTTTATTTGGCCATTTTAAATGGCTCATTACTGACCAGCGGCGCACTGTTTGCTGCTGATAACATTACTAATCAGTTAATCGCTACTTCAGTCACGACACAATCGGTACAGTCGCTGGTTTTTTATCCTTCAAGAAATGCCCCTGCGAGCACTCAAGCTCTAAATCATAGTCAAGTACCGGCCCAAATAGACGCATTAGTTAACGCAATGTTAGTCCGGGTCGGTGATAAGGTGACTAAAGGCCAGCAATTGGCATTGTTAGATTGCACGCAAGCAACCCTCAATGTAAATGCTCAGCAGGCACAATACCAACAACATAAAATCAATTATCAATTTCAACAACGCCAACTTAAACGTGGCAATAATTTGGCCAAGCGAAAAATAATTGGTGAAGTTGAATTAGACCAAATCAATACCAGCATGTTAAGTGCACGCGCATTGCTGTCGGCTCAACAGTCGCGAGTTGATCAAGCACTGCTTAATCAAACACGTTGTAAAATTATTGCGCCTTTTAATGGCATGGTGACCAAAAGATTGGTTAATGAAGGCGAAATGGTCGCGCCTGGTCGGTCGATAATATTATTAGTCCAACTTGATAATGTTGAAGTAACGGCTAATGTCGCGTTAAACGATACGCAGTCTTTTACCCAAGCCAAATCATTCTATTTTGAAAGTTCGGATCAACAGTACCCATTAACCCGTCGGATATTGTTGCCCTTGGTGCTCGACCAAACCCGTAGCCGCCAAGCTCGCTTGAACTTTTCAAAGCAATCGGCGATGCCGGGATTGACCGGCCGATTAATTTGGGTCGCCGCCACCGCGCATTTACCGGCCAATATGTTGCAACAACGCGGCGATCACTATGGGGTATTTGTTGTGATCGACCAACACGTTAAGTTTATCGCGCTTGCTGACGCCCAAGCAGGGCGGCCAATCGCAATTAACATTGGCCACCAGTGGACCGATTATCCCTTAGCTATCGAAGGTCGGCACGGCTTACTTGATGGCCAAGCCGTGAGCATAAAAACCCTAGACGTCACACCCAATAACAACAACGTAAGCACTAACCGTCAAACAGGAGCATCAGACTAATGTGGCTACGGCGATTAATTGCAAATCACGTATTAACCAATTTAATATTTGTGCTGGTATTAGCGGTCGGGGCCGTGGTTTATTTGGGTTTACCACGCGAGCAAGATCCGGCGATTAATTTTAATTGGGTTCAAATAACGACGTTTTTACCCGGTGCTTCAGCGCAAGATGTCGAACGTAAAATCACTGATGTGTTAGAGGAATCACTCGAGAAAATAAAGGACATTAAATTTGTTTCAAGTACCTCGCGCGAAGCTATCTCGAGTGTATTGGTACGGTTTAATGACATAGGCAGCGAAAAATTTAGTCAGCGTATTGCTGATTTACGCCGTGAAGTAAATAACGCAGAAGCGAAATTACCAGCAGAGGCCCAACGACCCGAAATTTTTGAAGTCACTACAGCTAACGCCTTTCCTACCGCGATTGTCGTGGTGAGTGGTCCGGCCAATAACGAAAACTTACGTCGTCAAGGCCGGCAATTAGAAAAAGATTTGGCCCGGATCAAAGGGGTCGATCGGGTTCAGCCCACGGGTTTATTGGATCCTGAAATACAAGTCCAATTCGATATTTCGAAAATTCAACAGCTAGGAATTTCGCCTGTCACCATTGCTAACTCGATTAGGGGTTTTTTTCAGGATACCTCAGCCGGAACCACCAGAATTGCACAAGATCAATGGCTGATCCGTGTTCAAGGCACGACAGCTGATCCCGAATTATTGGCTCAGATCCCAATTTTAAGTGCGCAAGCAAGCTACAGTGAAGTACAACTGGGCGAGGTAGCAAAAGTTGTGCGTACGCGTGCTAAAGCATCGCGCTTGGTACGTTACCAAGGACAACCCGCGATATTATTTTCGGTAATGAAACAACAAAGCAGCAATACCTTAGCGCTGGTTGCTCGCATAGATCAATTCATTAATAACAAACATAAATTTGAATCGCAACTAGGGGTCAAGTTTACCCTGATTGATGATCAAACATTAATTACCCGCAATGCCCTCAACATCATGCAGACCAACGCCATTTATGGTTTATTGATGGTGATGGTCGTGACCTGGTTATTCTTAGGCACAAAAATAAGCATGTTAGTGACTATTGGCATTCCATTTACGTTAGCAGGTACTTTTATAGGGCTTTATTTATTGGGCCAGACTTTAAATACTCAGGTTTTATTAGCGGTGGTCATTGCGCTTGGCATGTTGGTTGATGATGCAGTGGTCGTGGTGGAGTCGATTAATCACCAGTTACAAAAAGGCCTTAAAGGTATTGATGCTGCATGGCAAGGATTGACCGACGTTATTAGCCCAGTAACCGCGTCGGTATTGACTACGATGGCGGCCTTTTTACCGCTAATGTTGCTACCTGGTATTTTAGGCAAGTTTATGATGGTGATCCCTTTAGTGGTTACCTTAGCATTAGCGCTGAGCCTAGTAGAGGCGTACTGGATGCTGCCAGGTCATATCATTGCTGCTAACGTTAACTTTGAACAGCCATCTAAAAGCGAGCGAATTCGCCGTCGAGTGCTGCATAAATTAAAAGTTAAATACGGCTTTGCGCTGATTAAAGTGATGCGTTCTCCTAAACGAACCTTAGCTGCGTTGTTTGGGCTGTTTTTGTTATCTATTGGCGCAGTGGCCAGTGGTGCGATTAAAATGGATTTTTTTGCGTCGGACAATATCAGGCTTTTTTATATTAACGTTGAAATGCCAGCCTCGAGTTCACTCGATCAAAGCATGAACAAAGTATTGCAAGTCGAAGCAGTTGCTAGCAAGTTATTACAGGCGCATGAAGTGCGTTCAATCGTCAGTTACGCGGGCCAAATGTTTACCGAAACGGAGCCGTTGTTTGCGCCCAATATTGGCCAGGTTTTGGTTAGTCTCAATGCTCGCGACGAAGAAATGCGCAGTGTGGTTGAAATTATCGATGACTTAAGGGGGCAAGTTACTAGCGTTGTTGGCCCAACCAATATCTCATTTCTAAAGCTCGCTGGTGGTCCGCCAACGACTAAAGCCATTAGCGTAAAAGTACGCGGCGATGACTATCAGCAATTACGCGCGGCGACTACGGCGCTAAGTTCAATATTAAAGTCGCATCCACAGCAGCATTATCTTGATATTAGTGATGACGACAGTAAAGGGCGGCTTGGTTTAACCTTGACACTTAACGCTGATGCGATTAATCGCTCAGGCATTGCGCCAACAGATGTTTATCGCTCGCTTAAAATGTTGGTTGATGGCGAAATTATTAGTTATATCCAAAGTGAGGGCGATCGAATTGCGCTGCGGCTTAAATCATCAGCAGCGGTTAATAATGCTTTTGACAATATCGACGCGGTATTAGATCTCGCATTGCCAACCCCTGAGGGCATCTTGGTACCTTTAAGCTCTTTAGTGCACACCAAAGTAGAACAAGTAAAAGGTAATTTTAGGCATTATGATTTCAGACGGACCATTACCCTCGACGCTGATATTGATAAAACAAAAACCGATACGGTAGCGGCCAATGACCAGCTTAAGGCTTATTGGGCGACAATCGCCCATCAGCACCCCAATGTTTCGCTTGATTTTACTGGTGTACTAGACGACATCAATGAAAGCATTAGTGCGATGGGTGGACTATTTTTGTTTGGCATTGGCTTAATGTACATTATTTTAAGTACTCAATTTCAAAGCTATTTTCAGCCGGCGATGATTTTATTTACGGTGCCAATGGCGTTTATTGGGGTTATTCTTGGTTTGGCTGTGTCGGGCAACCCGCTAAGTTTGTACACTTTATACGGAATTGTCGCGTTAGCAGGCATGGCGGTAAACGCATCTATCGTATTAATTTCAAAAGCCAACGATAACCTCACAAGCGGCATGAGCTTGATGCACTCAACATTTTATGCCGCCAGACGGCGGATGATGCCCATTGTGATCACCACAATGACCACTGTAGCTGGGTTATTTTCTTTGGCCATGGGCTTAGGAGGGCACTCGTTAGTGTGGGCGCCAGTTGCGATCTCTATTGTGTGGGGCTTGATTTTTTCTTCGCTATTGACGCTATTTGTGGTGCCCGTGTTATACCAAACCTTTATGAAACGTTCCAAGCGCGCGACTAATCCGGTGCACACCGAATCAGCTGTAGCCAAGTAAGCACTGATTAAATAAATTCAGGTTTAGCAGAGCCCTGATGCCAGGATTATCGCTGCCATTGTTAGCGCTTATTTTACCCGGTAATGGCCATCTAACCAACAGTTTGGCAGTGCTTCGCCTGATGGGAAGCACAGCTTGGCTTTGTCGATCATTTCAGGATCAATCAAATCTTCACCACATTGAAATTGCACTAACAGAGCGGTTTTAAACGGATTTGACAAATCGTGGGTATCAAAAACTTCGACTAAATCGCCAGATTTTATTTCAGATAAAAACATAATAACTCCAGTTTTCATTAAGAACAGATATAAAGCCTCGCCCAGTATCGTTCATTTATCCATCGATTCCAAGTGTCGCCGCTAGCTGTGATTGCGTTTAATTATTAATCAAACTGACTATTCTATTAGCTCGATTCTACTTACGCTGGATTAACTGCGATTAAAATATTTTTGATCAAGTAAGGTCGGCAAATAAATACATTGCGGATATTTGGCGTTGTTATTTGTTGGCTCGGCTGTTTGTTGACGATCTGTTTTTTAATCGTATCAGACAATTAGTCAATATTTTTTGACCTAGCATCATTTATCACTATTGCGGGGCCTGCGGTGATGGTTTTGTTTATCCTCCCGAGTGAGCCACTTGATAACCGGGTAAATAGCTGTTTTTAAGGCATTTTTATCAGCGCTGTTTAGCATGTTATTTCTTAATTCGGTAGGGGCAACAGCCAAGCAATAAATGCGATTGCAGCAAATTGATCTTGATCAATTAATATAAACGTTCTAAACTTTCAGAAATTATTGAAACTTCAGAATATTCATTATGGAAATCTCAGAAAAAAATCAATCCTTTGTTTATCACTTTGGTGAAATGGGCAGTAAATGGGGCTTTAATCGCACTGTCGGCCAAATGTATGCATTGTTAGTGATTTCGGAAAATCCGCTGACCGCCAATGAGCTGGCCAGTGGATTAAGTATCTCGCGCGGCAATGTCAGCATGGGCATTAAAGAGCTGCAATCTTGGCAGCTGGTTCAGGTTTGTCATGTACCTGGCGATCGCAAAGAATATTATCGGTCGATTGGCAGTGTATGGGACATGGCCAACACCGTATTTGAAGAGCGGCGAAAACGAGAAGTAGACCCGACCTTGTCGGTGTTACGGAATCTGTTATTAGAAGCACCTAAAGGTGAGAGTGAAGTTTACGCCCAGCAACAGATGCAAGACATTCATGATTTGCTCGAAATGCTCACCCAATGGGCCGCTGAGTTACAGCGCCTTAGCCCTGAGCAATTAGGCACCTTAATGAAATTAGGCGCTGGGGTGTCCAAGATGCTGTCGGTTAAACAGCAATTGTTCTCTAAAACAAAAGATAAAAAATTAGATTAAAACGAGTACCAACGAACAAAATTTAGTACCGAAACTAACATCAAAGCTAGTAATCGCTGTACTTGCAGTTAAACCAATACTAATACTAATACTGATAGCGCGGCAACTAATATGACTGCCGCAGGAGCCTAATCACCATGATGAAAATATTATGATAAACGAAACCTTAGTCGAGTTATCGCGCTGGCAATTTGCCGTGACCGCGCTTTTTCACTTTTTGTTTGTGCCATTAACCATCGGCATGACTTGGATTTTATTCATCATGGAAGCGGTTTTTGTGATGACAGGCCGCGAAATTTACCGTGACATGACCAAATTTTGGGGCAAATTATTCGGGATTAATTTCGCGATTGGTGTCGCGACTGGTCTAACGATGGAGTTCGAGTTTGGCACCAACTGGTCCTATTATTCGCATTATGTTGGTGATGTTTTTGGCGCGCCCTTGGCGATTGAAGGCTTAATGGCATTCTTTTTAGAATCGACCTTCGTTGGCATGTTTTTTCTTGGTTGGGACAGATTAAGCCGGCGCCAACATCTCGCGGGCACGTTTTTAATGGCGTTAGGCACCAACTTTTCGGCGTTGTGGATCTTAATTGCCAACGGCTGGATGCAAAACCCGGTCGGCAGTGAATTTAACTATGTCACAATGCGTATGGAATTGGTGAGCTTTTCCGAGAT
Protein-coding regions in this window:
- a CDS encoding MarR family transcriptional regulator, which gives rise to MEISEKNQSFVYHFGEMGSKWGFNRTVGQMYALLVISENPLTANELASGLSISRGNVSMGIKELQSWQLVQVCHVPGDRKEYYRSIGSVWDMANTVFEERRKREVDPTLSVLRNLLLEAPKGESEVYAQQQMQDIHDLLEMLTQWAAELQRLSPEQLGTLMKLGAGVSKMLSVKQQLFSKTKDKKLD
- a CDS encoding acetyltransferase, with protein sequence MFLSEIKSGDLVEVFDTHDLSNPFKTALLVQFQCGEDLIDPEMIDKAKLCFPSGEALPNCWLDGHYRVK
- a CDS encoding histone deacetylase, whose amino-acid sequence is MILPLITHPHYSYDFQSKHRFPMQKFRLLHQYLKEQGIAQATNTYRPGTAKLKLLEAAHCPEYLNRFINNQMDSKELRRMGLPWSEGLLRRSLISPVGTLLTCQLALKHKIACHLAGGTHHAHYDFASGFCIFNDLAIAANSLIAHGKVKKVLIFDVDVHQGDGSARILANQPQVFTCSVHCEKNFPVRKANSDLDINVPVGATDDLYLQMMIDGFEQALALSKPDFIIYDAGVDVFVDDPLGLINLTLQGIRQRDHYVLKRCLELNIPVATVIGGGYDKNELALAKRHAIAVEEADKLLRAFT
- a CDS encoding efflux RND transporter periplasmic adaptor subunit, whose translation is MRSLTVAAAFYLAILNGSLLTSGALFAADNITNQLIATSVTTQSVQSLVFYPSRNAPASTQALNHSQVPAQIDALVNAMLVRVGDKVTKGQQLALLDCTQATLNVNAQQAQYQQHKINYQFQQRQLKRGNNLAKRKIIGEVELDQINTSMLSARALLSAQQSRVDQALLNQTRCKIIAPFNGMVTKRLVNEGEMVAPGRSIILLVQLDNVEVTANVALNDTQSFTQAKSFYFESSDQQYPLTRRILLPLVLDQTRSRQARLNFSKQSAMPGLTGRLIWVAATAHLPANMLQQRGDHYGVFVVIDQHVKFIALADAQAGRPIAINIGHQWTDYPLAIEGRHGLLDGQAVSIKTLDVTPNNNNVSTNRQTGASD
- a CDS encoding efflux RND transporter permease subunit, with the protein product MWLRRLIANHVLTNLIFVLVLAVGAVVYLGLPREQDPAINFNWVQITTFLPGASAQDVERKITDVLEESLEKIKDIKFVSSTSREAISSVLVRFNDIGSEKFSQRIADLRREVNNAEAKLPAEAQRPEIFEVTTANAFPTAIVVVSGPANNENLRRQGRQLEKDLARIKGVDRVQPTGLLDPEIQVQFDISKIQQLGISPVTIANSIRGFFQDTSAGTTRIAQDQWLIRVQGTTADPELLAQIPILSAQASYSEVQLGEVAKVVRTRAKASRLVRYQGQPAILFSVMKQQSSNTLALVARIDQFINNKHKFESQLGVKFTLIDDQTLITRNALNIMQTNAIYGLLMVMVVTWLFLGTKISMLVTIGIPFTLAGTFIGLYLLGQTLNTQVLLAVVIALGMLVDDAVVVVESINHQLQKGLKGIDAAWQGLTDVISPVTASVLTTMAAFLPLMLLPGILGKFMMVIPLVVTLALALSLVEAYWMLPGHIIAANVNFEQPSKSERIRRRVLHKLKVKYGFALIKVMRSPKRTLAALFGLFLLSIGAVASGAIKMDFFASDNIRLFYINVEMPASSSLDQSMNKVLQVEAVASKLLQAHEVRSIVSYAGQMFTETEPLFAPNIGQVLVSLNARDEEMRSVVEIIDDLRGQVTSVVGPTNISFLKLAGGPPTTKAISVKVRGDDYQQLRAATTALSSILKSHPQQHYLDISDDDSKGRLGLTLTLNADAINRSGIAPTDVYRSLKMLVDGEIISYIQSEGDRIALRLKSSAAVNNAFDNIDAVLDLALPTPEGILVPLSSLVHTKVEQVKGNFRHYDFRRTITLDADIDKTKTDTVAANDQLKAYWATIAHQHPNVSLDFTGVLDDINESISAMGGLFLFGIGLMYIILSTQFQSYFQPAMILFTVPMAFIGVILGLAVSGNPLSLYTLYGIVALAGMAVNASIVLISKANDNLTSGMSLMHSTFYAARRRMMPIVITTMTTVAGLFSLAMGLGGHSLVWAPVAISIVWGLIFSSLLTLFVVPVLYQTFMKRSKRATNPVHTESAVAK